From Carassius carassius chromosome 15, fCarCar2.1, whole genome shotgun sequence:
AACACCATCCTGTTCAGTTGTTTTGTGATTTCAGGAGCCGTGAAGGAAATataaggctgcattcattttggGGAATACCAAAGCATGTCTTATCTTTTAAGATAAACACTAGGCCATACAGACGTGGAAGGGCATTGTGATCAAACAGGCTGCAATAAGCAGTAGTTAGAAATTCATGNNNNNNNNNNNNNNNNNNNNNNNNNNNNNNNNNNNNNNNNNNNNNNNNNNNNNNNNNNNNNNNNNNNNNNNNNNNNNNNNNNNNNNNNNNNNNNNNNNNNNNNNNNNNNNNNNNNNNNNNNNNNNNNNNNNNNNNNNNNNNNNNNNNNNNNNNNNNNNNNNNNNNNNNNNNNNNNNNNNNNNNNNNNNNNNNNNNNNNNNTCAACACACAAGCTGACGGTGTGGTCCAGAACATCAAGGCTCCCAGCTCAGCAGAGAGCTTGAGTAGGTTCCTCTTAATATCTATCTACAGCACTATCACACTCATCTTCTCACATTAACAAATAGCATACATACGTCTGAAACACCGTTCCTCACCAGATTTGTTTTTGCAGCACCCTGATCAGTGACACCATGGCGGAGCTAAACTCATACAGTGAAAATATTCAAACCCAGATGACTCCATACGCCTCAGACGCTGCTGGTCAGCTCAACAAAGATCTCCAGCTCTTGGCTGGCAAATTGCAAACTGACATGAGCGACGCTAAAGAACGCACCACTCAGTACCTGCATGAGCTGAAGACCATGATGGAGCAGAACGCCGATGACGTGAAGAACCGTGTGAACACCTACACCCGCAAACTGAAGAAACGCCTGAACAAGGACACAGAGGAGATCCGCAAGTAAGTCTGGATGGTCTCTCAGGTTGCTTAAAAACAAGCTAActaaaaaacaatgtaaaatatattaataagtttctctttcatttcttcagcACCGTGGCAACCTACCTGGGTGAGCTGCAGTCTCGTGCCTCCCAAAACGCTGAAGCCGTGAAGGACCGTTTCGAGCCCTACGTCAGCCAGGCCCAGGATGGTGCCAGCCAGAAATTGGGTGTCCTTAGTGAGCTGATGAAATCCCAGGCAAAGGAGGTCAGCGAGCAGATGGACGTCCAGGCTGAAGCTCTGAAGGAGAAGCTGGAGAAGACCGCTGAGGACCTTCGCACATCTCTAGAGGGCCGCATGGATGAGCTGACCAGCCTCCTCACCCCTTACACAGAGAAGATCCGCGAGCAGCTGCAGATCGTCATGGACAAGATCAAGGAGGCCTCAGTGGCTCTTCCCACCCAAGTTTAAGAGCTCAACACTTATCTAGTGTTAACACCAAACAGAAACAAGAAGGGAGGTTTTGTGTTACTAAAATGTGCTTTTTCATTCTGTGAGAGGTTGATAAGTGGTTAAGAACTGGTCTCTTAGCACTGTCCATTATTGAACGAAAGAATACCATGTACTCACCATGTTTAATTTCTTAGTATTAATCCAGTGTCTAAGGATATACTTTCAACTTTTGTTTGCATAGTGTAGAGAAATTATAAGATCAACCAACTTATCTAAGAGTTTTTTCTAGTTAGTGGGGCCAACATGGCACTgttcaaaataaacaataaaaagtgCCTTCTGTGTGCCTAGCTGAACTAAATCAGAATATATGCAAAGATGAGCTTTGTTAGCCACAAATCCAAATTTAAATCCTTGTTTACTTTACATGTTTGTGCACtgttatatttgaatatttgttttcaataaaTGTTCGTCCTACTTCACTACTTTTTTGTCTCTTGATTCTTGTCAAGAGTATTGAATGGTACTTATGAAAGCATTTCTGTTCTCATCACAATCATTTGAATGTTCCCACACAAATACATGCATCTCCAACATATGTATGGGGAAGATTGTTTTCTTGGTTTTGGTctgtgtgtggggtggggggtTTTGGGATGtgtcaataaaaaatataattttctaaaCTATATACACAGTCAAACAAAACATTATGTAGAGACcagatatacatttttgtatattttcttaCTGTTTTTTAATACAGACAGACAATACATTGATACAGTAGCATGAGTATTGTACCCATTTAGCAGTGTATTTCTGGCTATAATCTGATTTTTTCTCTTAATAACTGGCTAAGGGATCAGGCAGGCTGAAACATGCACTGACTTTATACAACACAACTATTAATGTAAGCCTGTATTAAAAGTCAggaacaacacatgcatacatgtGCCCTTGCAAAAAGTCTCATATTTACCAGATTCTGTATGTTTAGACAAGACTGATCCAATTCCGCAGTAAACTTTCACTTCTATACATCCCCTTATTCCCCCTATTTCTAACTTCAGCTCACTCTCACGCACCTCTCTGTCTTCTCCAGAATTTTCAATAAGACTTGTGTGGACAAGACCCATTTCATGGTCACACCTTTTGTCCTCCAGGAACCTGAGATTTAAACAATTTctcagttctggagttcaaaggAAGGTCTTCTTatcttgaataataataataataagtatctTCTCTGGCAGAGTTTTAATCAATCTGGTGCAAATAAAATCACACTTTGTGACCctcaaatttatttgaatttattttggaaataggtgcgtgtgtgtgtgtggtctgggAAAAACCCAGAAGTctccacaaggatagtaaaatgtgaaatgttggaCCTTGATTGTTGCTCTCCATTAAGAAAACATCCAATGAGTCatatgtttttttgaaaatgtaaaaatacaaaaagctTTCTGCGGGAGTTGTATTTAGGTGTAAGTTTAAGGTCAGGCAGGGGATCATTTGTATAGTATAAAATCTTTATGTCTGAATACTCCCCCCGTATACAAGTAATGTAAgtaaagtaactagtaaagtaacacattactttttcatttacaagaaaatatcttgaGTATCTGAGAAAATATCCACCAATATATATGGATAAAGCCCCCATAAAATGTgaccaagaaaagaaaagaaaaaacttttttctgTTATCCTTGTGATTAATCTCACCCTTTTCGTATAAATTCTCTCCTTCAAGCTCTTGTTTTGCACAGAACTGTTCAAGATCAGATCCATGTTTCTCAGCTTTGATAGTCTCCGGATCAAAGAACCTGTtctctaaccccccccccccccctcctcctctctctctctctctctctctctctttttgcttTGAATCTTAAGGAAGACATGTTGAGATCTGTTTCCAAATTCCATTTGCTTGCCTGCGGGACTGCTGCATAAGGAACATGCTGTGCCTCTGGTCATgtctttgtttttcctttttactCTTTGCTATCTTgtagcaggggggggggggggtcttaaaAAAACAAGTCGTCTTACAATTTACAGTGAATAGTGGAACATGTCATTCCCGGAATTCTCTGTGTGACAATTTGAtgacttttcattaaaataacctAAAATGTTGCTGCACAATATTGCTTATGGCAAATTTTGGGCAATCACAGCAGCCAGAGTTTGATCTGTCTAGCAGTCAGAAGTACATTATATCAGTAAATGCCTCCCTCTctcatttttgaatatatttttttcataatttaggaAAGAATTATAGTTTACAGTCTTTGTAACCTACTTTTGTTATATTCCTAATTGCAAGTTCTTAATGTTCTTTGTCCTCCAATCTCAgtataactaattaaaaataatataaaaatatataaatatataaaaataataatagatttaaaaacaaaataatattaactAAAATTCTCAgctttatttgtatataatgtgttatgtgttagaaagaaagaaagaaagattacaTAACCAGGTGTTATTGACTGTCACTTCTGAAAACATCTGTCGTAATTCTGGTAACTCCCCCTGTTCCAAGAAGAAAGAGTCCCTTTCTTCACTAAAGTCTGATAAATATCCTGGTTAGCTTGAAATACCACAACGTTCATGGTCCTCTGATCCGAAGCTCCAGCTTTCAATCATGCAGGTGTCTGGTAGAAAATAACCCAACATCTACAAAAAAAGCCCAGGCCTTTCCGTTCCTATTGAGATGAAAATATCTTTACCATATTTCATACACACCTACTAACCCATTTTaaccttgtatttatttattttcaagtttttaaatgttattaaatgttagtttttgttttgaggagctaacatttcctgtcatTGGCAAGCAAACCCAGATTTTTTACAAATTCAGAAGTCCATAAACTAAAAATGACTCGCTCTTACACACACCTTTTGTTTAAAAGGTCAAACAATGAACCTGAGATGGCACAGCATGCACTGACTAGACACGCTGATGAAGCCTTCTCTTCTCACATTACATGAAAAGCTATGGGCCATTGGCTAAGTATATGAAATTGAAAGAAATAGAGGTGGCAAATTATGCATGCATGAGAAGGAAATCTGTAAGTGGTTAGTAAGACTTTGTCAAGAAAGTTGCTACAAAGACCGCTGTTAAGTGACAAAAGACACAAGCCCCCACTGCCACAGACTGTGAGTGATCAGATGTGAGCAGAGGTAACTGCAGAACACTGACTCTCAGCGTGATCCCACATAAACACGAAGTCCTCATTTGCACCGAGCTTCACTTCCCCTCTTTTGAGTCTAGACGCTTTCAACACTTTTGCATGTTGTCAGCTTTTCACTGTCAGCACAAAGCATGTTATGtagcaaaaaagtaaaaaaaaaaggggcaGAGAGTTCTTCTTGACCtagaaaattacaaaataaacaggtCATTGGCCATAGCCCAGAATGATCggctgagtatgtgtgtgtgtgtcacacagtCAATTCTGTGTGacagatttaaaggggtcatatgatgtgatttaattttttcctttctgtttggtttgttacaagctcttggtgcataaagaagatctgtaaagttgcaaagactaaagtctcaaatccaaagagatattattttttttaaaagttaagactcgtccacggcCTCCTAAAACGACTCCTTTAACCTTTTCAGTGGTGAGTAAAATATTCTAGTGGTCCCCCCAGAGTGAGTTTTTTGTTAGGCAACCGTTAATTTAGAACGATTCTTCTTAGTGTTTCCATGGCGACATATCATTCCTGTCAAATGACACAACTCTGTCACCATAACAATGTATGAAAATATGGAtcacttttatttcctttttccttttttattcaaaatattcataaactTGCTTACCATGCCATGAACAATGTGATATTCTGATACACAAATATGTGTGTTTTGTAGTTTAAAAACCTTTCTAAATAATCTTGATCGTGATCTGTAATTTGAGATGTTTGTCAGTCCTGTCAGCCAGATTTACAGCACATGAATACATCAATTTCTCCCAAAATACATGCAAATAAGTTGCCGGTGAACTGGCAGAAGAACATAATGAACTTTATAGTTACTTGcactatatacatacatactacatacatacatacatacatacatagttagtgtatatatatatatatatatatatatatatatatatatatatatatatacagtacagaccaaaatttggaaacattactatttgtaatgtttttgaaagaagtttcttctgctcatcaagcctgcatttatttgatcaaaaatacagaaaaaaatttaatattgtgatatattattacaatttaaaataattgtttttaaatttattatactttatattatcatttatttctgtgatgcaaagctgaatttttcggatcattatcacatgatcctttagaaatcattctaatatgatgattcattatcaaagttggaaacagttctgctgcttaatattttttcagaacatgtcatacttttttaggatactttgatgaataaaaagtaaaaaaaaaagagaaaaaaaagaagctatgtttttaaaatataaatattttgtaataacaattcacactactggtcagtaatttggggtcagtaattttttttctttcttttttttttaaaaataaaatcaatacttttattcagcaaggatgtgttaaattgataaaaagtgatagtaaagaaaatatattattagaatatatattattagaatttttattttgaataaatgcagttctttttaaccttttattcatcaaatatattagacagcagaactgtttccaacactcataataaatcagaatattagaatgatttctaaatgatcatgtgatagactggatgttacatgtgacactgaaggctggagtaatgatgctgaaaattcagctttacatcacaggaataaattattttttaaaagtatattcaaatagaaaaccattattttaagttgtaataatatttcacaatattactgttttttctgtatttttgatcaaataaatgcaggcttgatgagcagaagaaacttctttcaaaaacattaaaaatagtaatgtttccaaacttttggtctgtactgtataaatatagtGAATTTAGTAATTCACTAAaggtcaaaagtttgtggtcagtatataaatgtgttttaaagaagtaatttaaatgaaacatacagtaaaactgtaataatgtaaaatattaatacaactaaaaagtttttatatttaaattaatatatttaatttttttgtatatattttactttttaaagtcacttaaaaaaatcataaataaaaataaaatgataaataatatttttaaaaaatcaaaaattaaattaactacTATACCAGACATGAAAAACACAAATGTGAAGTGCATTAACAATAAAATTACAGCATAGAGGTGATGTGTCTGTTTGTTTaagcagaaaatatatataacaaacacTCATAAATACAGacaattatattcatttataatgcTATTAAGAAGGCTAGTGCATGACACTGGGTCAATAAAAGGTTAAGAGATCTAATCATCTTGCTGACCAAGAATCCAAAGGTGGTTTCAGTGCAGGCGATCAGCAGTTACCAAACATCCTTGTTATGCTTGCAGACAGCGGCAGTAATGGGGCAAAGTTGTGAAACTGACCTGAAATAAACAACTTTAATTTACTCTAGCTCAAATCCAGTCTCTCATGTTATGATGTGGCTAAAAGGTTAAAGAGCGAACTAAATCAGTGTACCATTACGTCAAAAAATGCCAAAGTTACCCGCCTCCAGATTGACTCATTGTGTGGTGAAATATATGCATTGTTTTAAATTGAGGATAAACAACAATGGTTAATATTTGCACATATGTTCAGACATCCAGCACTGTATCCAGGAAGACACAAGACAGTATGGACAGTGATCACATACAATCTTCATTAAGAAAAAAGATCCTCTTTAGTTTCATGGTAAGGAATGGACAGTAAAGTGGATGGTGAGCGGATGCTTAGACAGCTTCACATGAACTCGGATTGCACAAATCACTGAAATGTCTACATTTTACTTCCTCTCTTTTTTTAATCTGGCATCAGATCCTAGAATCAGAATGGTGTGTTGTCTCTTTTACAGATTAGAGGTTCCTCCAATCACTATTTCCAGTTTGAACAATGTTTACATAGAATAGCAAATGTGATCATTATTGACTACTTTGAATAGATACTAATGAAATTGCTATCAAAGAAACTACTCTCAACTATAATGGGAACTAATATTTTAGATCCTTTCTTTCTGATCTGGATTGACTTAAACACAATACTTTCCAATTTAGTTTATGGTTATAGcacaatttaaacattttttatgcaAAAATAGGAAGTAGATACTGAGTTTTGAACTTGATTTAATTCATTAAGTCCACAGATACTTGTTTCATTCGTGAGTGTTATTGTTGTTTCAAATGTCACTGAACgcattaatgtatatttttaagaaataatgaAACAGGGTCTCTGGGAATACAGGTGTTATGGCAAACAGAGATCACTCACCTTTAAAAGATGTTCACTATAGACATTTTTTGACATAGCAAAACACAGAAAGATCAACAGAGAGTGATCGCAGGAGGTCTTGATAGGTCAGAGGTGGTGTTATCACACTACGTCAGCTCTGAGCCTCTATAAAGGGCCAAGCCATCTGTGGAGAATTACAATCTCAACCCAATTATCTTGAGGACTGCAAGAAAGGTATGCCagcttacatttattcattttgtgatAACTTTCCAAATCTTTAAACGAAGTTCGAAGCAAACTTgcgaacacaaaaacacaatagaATAACGTTCTTGTCTTAAGTTCAATAGGCTGAGTAAACACGCAGTGTAGGCTACTGGCGACATCTAGGCGTCGTTGTTTGCCATCGTCGGTGAACTCGTCAGCTAATTATAGTTAATTAAATAGAGCATTAAGCATTTAACATTGAACAGTAACTGCTTAGAAATAATCGAAAACATGATGTAATTCAAttatgtatttatcttgtttatttttattttttaaacgaacGTCTTTGTGTCTTAAACACATAATTAGCATATGGAATTAAACTTCTTGTTAAAGCAGACggtttttatgatacaaatacaATATATTTCGTTAAACACATTTCGAAGTTCCTGTCTAGACACTCTGGATGTGACGTAGCTATAggcttacatttatttgtaacgTCATCAAATAGACTAATTGTACCCTAAAAATGGCAATTGTCTCTCTGATCGCGTTTTATTCTCTGTATGTTACAGGAAAGACTGCAAAGATGAAACTGTACCTGGCTGCAGCCGTGCTGATGCTTGTACTTGCTGTACACACAGGTAAAATCTTCCCTCTGATTCTTCCACGGCATACAATTCTCAAGaatagtcttagtgttttttatataatataagtaCAAATGAGATTTATGAATTTACAATGCcaactaaattacatttaaacagagGCCCAGGACGAGCCTACACTGGAGCAGCACTTCACCAAATTCCAGACCCAGGTGAAGGAGATTGCAGATGACCTGACAGAGAAGACCAAGACCAACCTCAAAAAACTTGGAAATAGCGAATTTGGTGAAAAAACCAAGTGAGATGATCATAATTAACTTTTTTcagtttcataaaaatgtattaccttaacatgttatatttatttttagatgtattaaatgtctttacagcACGTTGATGTTATTTTTGCAGTGGCATAGAAGCAGTTTTAATTTCTAACTGTCAGTTAGCTTTTTCTAATATGAATTGTTGTTTTTGTCTTGGCAGGAACTGGTTTACTGAGCAGTATGAGAAAGTGAAGCAGACGCTGTCTGGAACCTTTAGTTAAATTGAAAACCAATGACCTTCCATCTTCCCTGCAATCATGCAATTGCTGTGTGATATGTGATACCATCCCCACCCTGTTGCGCCAACTTGTGCATTTGTTACAGTTCAGTATATATACAAAAACTGTTATGATCTCCTCGTCATTTGTGTGATCTTTTAAATAGTTTACAATTTTGTGGGATGATGTTAAATATCATGGGGAAAAATGCAAAATCTAAGTATACATTCTGAACTTTTTCAAAAGAATAAATGGTGAAACACAAAAGCAATTTGTTTTTTGCATCATTTGCAAGACTggttattttaaaatttgttcACATTAACAATCCAACAACTGACTATTGAACTATTTTGAATATAAatgattttaattcatatttattatttgtatcaaCCTccaaaaccacaatatgctacatGAAATCATTTCATGAAATCAAGTCAGTTTTGGTAGTTTATTTCTACAAGTAAAAGCAAATAAACAGCAATATTCAGGCAAAAACTATGAAGATGCATCATCAACGTACCAATTAATAAAGGATCAATCAATATACGATATATAGACCAGTATGTAAAGTCAAATGCATGTCATAGGTCAAAGGGCTTTTAACATCAGACCACATGAGTTAAAGTCACTGTTTGTCCTCAGTTAATGATCAGTACATTCACATGATAAATATCAATCTATCCAGTTCAGCAGTCGAGTGGACCCCCTTTCCTTGAATTACATCCCACTATTGAATTTTCTGGCCTAAATGCAACAAATGTAAATTTGTTTTTCTGTTCAGTGCCTCATGGGATCAAGGTTAAAACATTCTCGATTTGTGCTTAACATTCAGAAAAAATGCAACTGGTAGAAGGAATCATtcttataaaataaagtaatagagagagagagagagagagagagagagagagagagtgagagagagagagtgagagagagagagtgagtgagagagagagagagagagttgtctTTTAAGTGTAGATGTATAGTCgttattaataaagaaataaagtcagtgtAGATGTATAGTCgttattaataaagaaataaagtcagacaCCAACCCCACCTTTATCAAGTGGACACCACACAAACAAAACTACTgctaaaatgtataattgtgagtttttttttctcccaatgtTTGTTATATGTAGTAAAAATGTTTCCCAAACTccaaaattgcttgtttttgctcttCATCCAAGTAAACAGCAGGCAGTGCCTGCTCAGAAATGATGAGTGACCTGTTTCTCAGAATGTAAATCGATTCAAATACAGCCTTATTGCAGCAAGATTTCATTCTTCACAGAAAACTCTGAACCATAGACAAGCTCATCACAGTTTTACAAAAGTCTCTGAAATCCAGCTGATAGgtcttttgaagaaaaaaaactacattcaCTTCTGCATTAACTCTAAAGGTAAATATTTACTATATCTGTTTAAGGTTTGCTGTAATAATGTACAATTAAGCAATTCCAGATTGATCATCACCAAATAGCTAATTCAGTTGATTATTCTTCCAGATGTCCAGATTAATTGCTTTTGCTCTGGTTGTGACATTGCAAGGTCTGgctttatatatgcatgtatattttatttattgatttatatttattcatctaAAAATATCAACAGAAATATTGTTATGCAACAATTTTCTAAATCTTTAAAACTATGGTCCCTTAGTGTGTTTGGCATCATGCAACTCGTTGCCCACTCCAGCTCCAGACAATGCTGGGCTTCTTGAAAGAGCAAAGCAAGCGTACAGGTACAGTTAAAAAGATgctacatttttacataaaatgcaCCCTTACATGCATTTTCAAGTGTGAACATTTAGTTGTATATTTTGTTCTacttctgtgtttgtttgtgtgtttgttacaGGGACACAAAGACTAAAGTTCTAAATGTTGGCAGCACAGTGGCTGGGTTTGCTGGCATGTACTACGAGGAACATCTCAAAACTAAAATTGACCCTTACATGGAACGGGCAAAAGACCATGCAAGTTCCCTGTGGGAGAGAGTGAAAAGCAGAATGCCCACCTTTAGATCAACCCAAGATCAATAAGCAATGTGCTTTGTCAGGGACCAATCCCAATTTTCAGGGTACAGATATTGTGGAATAAACAAACCAAATCATATCTCCAATTTAGTCATACCATTGTATTAATGCACAactaaaaataaagtgtaaatacACCATACCCAGATgcatataaaatgataaattaataatgcAATTATTTTTCTGTATGTTTCCTTTTAACACCAAATTAATAAACGTGAGTAAAGTAACAAAATTTGTTTGTGGAATCTTTGCTTAAGAAACGCATAAGTGTatgaagtaaacaaaaataaatgttaaggaagaagacaaaacaagaaaagctggaaaataaacagaaataataaataatttaatttaattaatattatgtaaaaaaggaagaaaaaaggtCCATAGGTTGTAGATTAGACACGTTACGTTCCAAAGTGGAAAGTTCACTAGGGTCTGCTTCTGTCAATTTGGCATGTGGAAAGTTTTTCACAACCTTTGGACAGCCTTTGCTTAACTCTCATTACCTTATGTACATTGATTCTGGCACTCCAAACTAAAACGGCCGACTGAGCACAACTAGTTTATTTAGTGCTGGataggttaaaaaaaattattttgatttttatttgattgtaaaatTTCTGTGTATAGAAGAGACACAGATATTAACTGGAATTATCTGTAAGCGACTACATATTGCTTCTGAACAATATGCACAGTgaaatttgcaaataaattagatctaatctaatataattatattagtgGGTAGAAAAAagatattgttaataaaaaaggtaaatactttccatattatatatgaataattggtgacactttagtatagggactaaTTCTCAATATTAAATAGTTGCTTCTTAGCATGCCTTTTATTAACATATTAGGTTTTATGGGTTATTAGAGTTTAAAAAGCACAAAATCTGCATGACCATACATCCCATCCTACCCAGTACctaaacaactaccttactaactattaatcaGCAGAAAATTGGACCATTAACAATATAAAAGCCAATTATAGAGTTTAACATAATATCACACTTTTTCTTTACAGCCAGAATTGGTCCTTATgcatatacataaacacatactATACTATatcccaaaaatgtaaatgctttTATATTGTGGAATGGGGAATGTTATATTTGGGGGTCGTGTTTTGAATGCCCCATGGGATTCTTTGTATAAAAGTTCCTGTTTAGCATTTTATCCTAAATGCATCTTTAATGTTGCACCACGAACACAGAGAGCACATGAATATTCTTGATTAGTGGTTTCATAAGTATCCTCTCATGCCTTAGGAAGAATGGACTTTGAGTGGGCAAACCATGGTGTACATGTTTGCCCTGTAGGAACAGTAGGTCCAcctgcgtgggtgtgtgtgtgtgtgcatgcagccAGGCTGTGTGATTGATTTCGAGTTAttgagtgtatgtgtatgtgtgatgaCGTTTGTTTGGTCAAGCGGTCAGGCAGATATAGGGGTGGACGGTAGACAATATAACTGCAGGCACAGCAACTGATGTTGACTCCAGTCCTTTAATTCTCTCTACAGGAATCTCACTA
This genomic window contains:
- the apoeb gene encoding LOW QUALITY PROTEIN: apolipoprotein Eb (The sequence of the model RefSeq protein was modified relative to this genomic sequence to represent the inferred CDS: inserted 1 base in 1 codon); this encodes MKALVVFALVVFTGCQANLFYADEPKPQLEQLTDTFWSYVAKVNTQADGVVQNIXGSQLSRELDTLISDTMAELNSYSENIQTQMTPYASDAAGQLNKDLQLLAGKLQTDMSDAKERTTQYLHELKTMMEQNADDVKNRVNTYTRKLKKRLNKDTEEIRNTVATYLGELQSRASQNAEAVKDRFEPYVSQAQDGASQKLGVLSELMKSQAKEVSEQMDVQAEALKEKLEKTAEDLRTSLEGRMDELTSLLTPYTEKIREQLQIVMDKIKEASVALPTQV
- the apoc1 gene encoding apolipoprotein C-I; translation: MKLYLAAAVLMLVLAVHTEAQDEPTLEQHFTKFQTQVKEIADDLTEKTKTNLKKLGNSEFGEKTKNWFTEQYEKVKQTLSGTFS
- the apoc4 gene encoding apolipoprotein C-IV codes for the protein MSRLIAFALVVTLQVCLASCNSLPTPAPDNAGLLERAKQAYRDTKTKVLNVGSTVAGFAGMYYEEHLKTKIDPYMERAKDHASSLWERVKSRMPTFRSTQDQ